ACAAGGCGATGATTTCTGCTCTACCGAGTGTGCCCGGCGGCACTACGGCACTTCGTTGGCCGAACGGCACAGTGCCATTTCCTGGCGCAGGGACGCGCGGGGGAGAATTGCGACCGGACCCAGGACCGCACTTTCCGGACGGCCGCGGGGGCGAATGGCGTGACCGATTGGCTCGGGGGCGTTCGACCTCATACCCGCGAAGACGCGTCTACTTGAGCCCCTCGATGCGGTTGGCTTCGATCTCGTTGCCGAAGGTGTAACCGGCCACCCGCTTGACCTTCTCGAACGTACCGGTGACCTGCACCCTATCCCCGTTCGAGAGCCCCTGATGGTTCCAGGCGAACACCGCCACCGTAGCCGCTCTATCCGCGAGGCGAAACGTGGTGTACGGGTTTCCCGCTTTAGACATTCGCTCTTGGTAGTCGTTCACGGTCCCCGTCACGGTGACGATTTTCCCATCAAATTGCTCGGGGTCTTGGATAAGCGCGCGGACGCTGAGGGACGGGTCTGCTCGCGCGACGGTGACGCCGACCAGAAGCAGTAACGCCACGGAAAGCACCCTGTCCTTGAGGTGGTACATTGGATCACCTCTACCACACAGCGGCACGTGTGATGGCACTGGTGTACCCGTGTGACTGCCCTCAACGCCCAAGCTTTAGACGGGCGGATTTCGGGAAGATTGTCGCAAGCAGGACGCGGTGAACAAACTCCCAGGGGGGACGCGGGACCGCGTTCGATCACCCGCGACATTGGTGGGCCGGGGTCGGGAAGTGAGATCTCGATCGCGGAGCCCCATCTCCCTCACACGCCGGTGGGGTGTGCCGGGGGAATGACGGATCCCGAAACTTCGCAGGCTTCGCCTCAAGCGGGTTCGGGTCGGCTCAGGGCTCGGCGTGCTTGTCGAACCCATTCGCGGAACCCGGGGGCGCCGGGGTTCTCCCAACCTGCGCGAAATGAAAACGCCCCCCGCCACCACTGGGTGACGGGGGACGCCGTTTTGGACGGTCGTCTTACTGCGACTCTTCCTGCCTGACAACCCGCGCGGCGTCGTCCTGGGAGATCCAAATGCCGGTCTGCTGAAACGTCAAGTAGCGCAGAAACCCGGCGAGCGACATGCCGTTTGTCTCTGGGGTGTATGGCTGGAGACCCGTGACGTCCGGCCACCGCCCGCCAGTGGGGTGCGTTACCGTCGGCCCGACAAAATAACTCGGCACCTGAACGGGGGCCGCCGGGGCCTGCGGCGCCTGTCCAGGCGCTGACTGGCTCGGCTGCGGAGCTGGTTGGGACGGCTGGGCCGGTTGCGCAGGTGGAGGCGTAGACGGGGTCTGCGCCAGCGCGCCGGGCGCTAACGCTGCGAAGAGCAGGGCGACGGCCACTACAGTCATCAACGATTTTGTCATTCGCGGCCCTCCTTGGGTCTTGCTCATCCCGTATTGTATCATGGCGGCCAAAAGAAACATGCCCCACGCGCAGGCCGGATAGACCTCAGGTGTGCCGCACGCATGCGCTGACAGACCAAACCGGCGCCGCCAGGAATTGCCCGGCACTGGTCAGTGTGAATGCAATGTTCTACGGAAAGTGGGCGATTTTCGCCGCCACAAGGTCTCTCAACGATCAAGACGAATCCCGTGCAAGGAACGGACATGATGTACACACATCGGCGGGGGACACCATTCCAGCGTGGACACACCGGCGGGACATTGAAGGTTGGAGGGGCGGCACATCCCGAAATGAGCGCGCATCGATCTGCGGCAAAGTTGTAAATGGGCGCGCCGCGGGGTAGAGCGAGTTTGGGAGTTTACCCACGCCTCGGTCGGGGAGGGAGAATGGTGGCTGAACAGCTGGGTGACGCACACATTCACCGGTTTCTCGCGACAAAGGAAGTCGTTGTGCTCGCGACGGTCCAGCCGGACGGCTCTCCCCTTGCCACGCCGGTGTGGTTCCTGCACCGGGTGAATACCCTGACGATGATCAGCGAGACAGCCACCCAGAAGGTCAGGAATCTCCGGCGCGATCGCCGGGTCTGCGTGGTCGCGGATTCCGGGACACGATCGGACAATCAAGGCGTCATCATCCGTGGATACGCAGAGTTCCTCCCTGAGTCAACGGAGCAACAGGCGCTGGTCGAAGCGCTTCTGGAAAAGTACCACCCGGACCTCCGGCACCGGTGGGGAGGTGGAGTGATGCCGCAGGACCGGGTGATGTTCCGGATCGTCGCACAGCACGTGCGAAGTTGGGGGCTATCTCCTTAACCGTCCTCCCCCGCATCCCGTTTGCTCACGTCGCACCCCCGGCACTCATGGCTTCCTCTAAGGGCGGCATTCAGCCGGTCTCGAAGAGCGCTCGCTGCACGCGCGAGTCCCGATGGCGAACCCATGAGCAGCGGGGTGCCGAGGCAAAGAAGCACTCCCAACACTTCACTGCACCGAAACAGCGACCTGATCGCTCAATGCCCCCCGCACTGGCGTATGGTCGTTGTTGTAGAGACCGGCTTTCAACGTGTGTTTGCCGCGCGTAAGCTGAACATCGGCAACATTCGATGCCGAGATGCCGGCGAGTTTGCCGTCCACGTAGAGCCGCCAATGGCCCTCCCCCGCCTTCGCCGCGGTCCCCATGGCGACCGGATTCTCCTTGAATCCCTTGACCTTGACCCACACGATCAGGTACGCGCTCACCGCAGAGTGATTATGCGGGACGAGGATCTTAATTCCCGGTTGCCCGGAAGTCGGAACGTAGTGCATGGCGCTTTTCGGAGGGATGGTAATGGTGATTTCTGAGCTCGCCGCACCCGCCACCGGAGTATGATCGTTGTTGTGCAATTCCGCCTTGATGATATGTTTCCCGGCGGTAAGGATGGGAAAGGTATCATTCGGAATGGACACGACCTCATCGGCGGAAAGCCCAGCGAGCTTCCCATCAACATAAACGTGCCAATGACCTTCCCCCGGCTTGGCAGGTTTTCCAATCGCACCCGGATTAAGATCGAAGTTCTGCACCCTGGCCTCGATGACCATCTGGCTCCCAGACACAGTGGCACTATTCCGCGGAGAGACGATCCGAATCGAAGGCGCGGGTTGAGCGCCGGCTGGCACAATGAGTAGCGCTGCGAACACAAGTAACGTCACGAAAGTGATGGATCGTTGCATTCGTCACCACCTCCTTCTTGTACTGCAGATACCCCGCATGACACTGCCACAGACCTGGAAACAGACGACGTCGACTCACCGCCCCTCAAGAGCCGTCTCGGGTTGATCCGGGAACGCTCTACGCGGTGACGTGTGCATCAAATCTGCGTTCAGGTGGGAATTGAGCTCGGGCGCCGCGACTCATGTCGCAGACTGCCCAGGGGCGGAGGTGCCACACGGTATCGCGGGAGGCGGCGGTTTCGCTTGCGTTGGCGCCGCGGGCTAAATGACCGCGAATTCACAATCTCGTTTAACCGCAGTGGGGAGTGCACGGGAAACGACGAGAGTTGACGTTCGGGTCCGGAATGCATGTGGGGGAAACGACATCAACTCCTTCCCAACGTTTCCCCCGATTCCTCGTGGGGGCGTCCCGATCTTATTTCCCTCCCAAAGAGCGCGTTGCTGGCGCTTGGGGAAGCGTCGACGAGATCGGGCGAAACGTATCCATGATCTGTTGCAGCTGAGGCAGATCCCGCTGCACATTCTCCGGGCGGTCTGCGGTCGTGCCAACGATCATGAACGCCCGTCGACCCATGGTCACGCAGCTCTGAATGCTGCGTCGCTGCTCCCCCGTCGGAGCGCGCCACGTGTAGGATCGGGCGTATGCAGGGAACCCTCCGATCGTGGTTGGTCCCTGCTGAATTGTCGTCCACCTATGGATTGAGAACCGCATCACCGTGTCCGCTTCCCCAACACAAGCCTGAGGAGAAAGCGGCGAAAATGTGTCCTGAACAATCACGTCGACGCTGTCGGGGAGCCCTCCGGACCCGGCGGGCGCCTTCGCCGTCACGGCCGCGGCCCGGGTGGACGTAGAGGTTTGGACATTCCAGGTGGCCGGCACAGCAATCATAAACCGGCTCAGCGGGTCATGGACGCTCTTGAGCGTGGTCGCCTGAAGTACGCCAGGCATAGACACCGCGATGGCGCCACTTGTGACCACGGCAGCCAGCACCGCATCAATACGTTTCACGGGGTGATCACCTCATCTCGACGCCCCTGCCCCGGACGCCAGTAGATCTCACGCCTAAACGTACCTGGCACACTAACATCTTACCCCGGTGGCATAGGTGGCTAAACACGTAACGCGCGGGTAGGTCATCCTGTTCGGTAAGCTCCGGACACGCTTCGCAGATCGCAGAAACGCAAGTCGGCGCCCCCCCTCTCAATCGCCTGCCCACCCACAGATCGGAGATGCACGGGTGTCCCTCGGATCCATTCGCTCGAAGATACGACCATCTCTCTGCCGCAGAGAAACCCGGGCGCATGGTTCGGCAATCGTCGCGTCAACCGCGGACTTCCCAGGTTTGTCTCGCCGCTTTAAGGGGAAAAAATACACGCAGGGTCGGCCGAACAGGGTTGAAGACGACCCCTGATCTCGGAGATCCTGCGTGTACCACCCACGGCGGAACCTCAGATCTCACCGATCTTGCTCCAATCTCCTCGACGACCTGAGAGGTGATTCCATGCAGCGGCCACAGCACAAACCCGAGAAGATGCCGCCCGACAAGCAGTGGCGAGTACGGTTCGAAGTCCGGCACGAATATCCGTCACCTGCGATTCCGAACGCAATGGTCAATTTGCGTCAGGACTTGGGCGATCGCCTGATTGACATTCTCAGTGGGTTTGGGCTGCTGGCGATCCTCGTCCGCGTGGTTGCCCAATCGAAAGAGGAAGCCGAGCTCTATGCAAGGAAAATTCTCCTCCCACTGCTCCCCCACAGCGGACTGGGATATTTTGCGATCACGCGGATTGAGGGCAGAGAAATGCGATAGCTCGCCCCCGGGCCGAACGGGTCGGTGCGCTCCTACAATCCCCAATCAGTCGTATGGACGCGAGATGATTTCAGCGAGCGCTCCCGCTACCAGCACACCGCCGAGGATCAGTATCCCGATAAGGACGCGCCGGGTCGAGCGCCCCCGCCAACAGGCTACGGGTGCAATATTCATCGCCGGGATCACCGTGATGCCTTCGAGAGCACGTCTTGCGAGATCCGCTTGCTCAGCCCTAGCAGCGCAACATTGACGGCAGCATTGGCGCTCTCCTGACCCCCAAGCGCCCCGACAGGAATGTGCGCTGTATGTAC
The bacterium DNA segment above includes these coding regions:
- a CDS encoding pyridoxamine 5'-phosphate oxidase family protein, yielding MAEQLGDAHIHRFLATKEVVVLATVQPDGSPLATPVWFLHRVNTLTMISETATQKVRNLRRDRRVCVVADSGTRSDNQGVIIRGYAEFLPESTEQQALVEALLEKYHPDLRHRWGGGVMPQDRVMFRIVAQHVRSWGLSP
- a CDS encoding OB-fold nucleic acid binding domain-containing protein, which gives rise to MYHLKDRVLSVALLLLVGVTVARADPSLSVRALIQDPEQFDGKIVTVTGTVNDYQERMSKAGNPYTTFRLADRAATVAVFAWNHQGLSNGDRVQVTGTFEKVKRVAGYTFGNEIEANRIEGLK